Proteins from a single region of Antechinus flavipes isolate AdamAnt ecotype Samford, QLD, Australia chromosome 2, AdamAnt_v2, whole genome shotgun sequence:
- the CIAO2B gene encoding cytosolic iron-sulfur assembly component 2B, with protein MVGASSGAGLGGLLENANPLIYQRSGERPITAGEEDDQVPDSIDDREIFDLIRSINDPEHPLTLEELNVVEQVRVKVNDKESTVAVEFTPTIPHCSMATLIGLSIKVKLIRSLPERFKMDVHITPGTHASEHAVNKQLADKERVAAALENSHLLEVVNQCLSARS; from the exons ATGGTGGGCGCAAGTAGCGGCGCTGGCCTGGGCGGCCTCCTGGAGAACGCGAACCCGCTGATATACCAAAGGTCCGGAGAGCGGCCAATTACCGCGGGCGAGGAGGATGATCAGGTCCCGGATAGCATCGACGACCGAGAGATCTTCG ACCTGATCCGATCCATCAATGACCCGGAGCACCCGCTCACCTTGGAGGAGCTGAATGTGGTGGAGCAAGTCCGGGTGAAA GTTAATGATAAGGAGAGTACAGTGGCTGTGGAATTTACTCCCACAATTCCTCACTGCAGTATGGCAACATTAATCGGCCTGTCCATCAAAGTTAAGCTGATCCGCTCCTTGCCTGAAAGGTTCAAG aTGGATGTTCACATTACTCCTGGGACACATGCTTCAGAACATGCCG TGAACAAACAGCTTGCTGACAAGGAGCGGGTCGCAGCAGCTTTGGAGAATTCCCATTTACTGGAAGTTGTAAACCAGTGTCTGTCAGCTCGCTCCTAG